In one window of Geotrypetes seraphini chromosome 3, aGeoSer1.1, whole genome shotgun sequence DNA:
- the LOC117357949 gene encoding uncharacterized protein LOC117357949 isoform X2 encodes MKITRHNKSKLKQKSEQQKAMEMQMSEKSMEILKVQSGIHEIEEKIQQRATAMHEQITRDLRNEITRLHQQLRERTLQAEQDRLLRSKRMEDSSTIAKENAALESQLLEINKQLDILSNKEKEPLQTSTRIEKLNEDVSALISKHNLHHSLEPEGWQEIYGITHSMRSPSRSTSNLVAGLDRRIIDIEISK; translated from the exons ATGAAAATAACAAGGCACAACAAATCCAAG TTAAAGCAGAAGTCTGAGCAGCAAAAGGCTATGGAGATGCAGATGTCTGAGAAGAGCATGGAAATACTGAAAGTGCAATCTGGTATACATGAAATAGAAGAGAAAATTCAGCAACGTGCTACAGCCATGCATGAGCAGATCACACGTGACCTTAG GAATGAGATAACACGTCTTCATCAGCAACTGCGAGAGAGAACACTGCAGGCAGAGCAGGATCGTCTTCTGAGGAGTAAAAGGATGGAAGACTCTAGCACAATAGCAAAGGAGAATGCTGCCCTAGAATCCCAGCTCCTGGAGATCAACAAGCAGTTAGACATA CTATCCAACAAGGAAAAAGAACCACTTCAAACTTCAACAAGGATAGAGAAACTCAATGAAGATGTTTCAGCCCTAATATCAAAGCATAATCTGCATCACTCTTTAGAGCCAGAGGGGTGGCAGGAGATATATGGCATAACACATTCGATGAGGAGTCCATCCAGATCAACAAGTAACCTGGTAGCAGGACTGGACCGCAGAATTATAGATATTGAAATAAGCAAATAA
- the LOC117357949 gene encoding unconventional myosin-Vb-like isoform X3 yields MATTLTCRILLILNVSDKNMATTTVLNVEAEYISNLQQQIYFLELEANFLRKQTKKTTALQPRITSEAELMFQKLREMQSQAEGLRLELKRKEASLYIWRSELEQLRSQISYIEDGHSREKQSLVKEIIQLKQTKEQTDRQVSQKETEILLLRQELEKELTNENNKAQQIQAIQQGKRTTSNFNKDRETQ; encoded by the exons ATGGCCACTACATTGACCTGCCGGATTTTactg ATTTTAAACGTTTCTGACAAGAATATGGCTACCACTACAGTGTTAAATGTGGAGGCTGAATATATTAGCAATCTGCAGCAGCAGATATACTTTCTGGAGTTGGAAGCCAACTTTCT TCGTAAGCAGACTAAGAAGACCACAGCTCTACAGCCAAGGATTACCTCAGAAGCAGAGCTTATGTTTCAGAAGTTAAGG GAAATGCAGTCGCAAGCAGAGGGGCTTCGTTTGGAATTAAAGCGAAAAGAAGCCAGCTTGTACATTTGGCGATCTGAGCTGGAACAACTGAGAAGCCAGATTTCCTATATAGAGG aTGGTCACTCCAGAGAAAAGCAATCTTTGGTGAAAGAGATTATACAGCTAAAACAAACGAAAGAACAGACTGATAGGCAGGTCTCTCAGAAGGAAACCGAGATCCTGCTCCTCAGACAGGAACTAGAAAAGGAACTAACCAATGAAAATAACAAGGCACAACAAATCCAAG CTATCCAACAAGGAAAAAGAACCACTTCAAACTTCAACAAGGATAGAGAAACTCAATGA
- the LOC117357949 gene encoding unconventional myosin-Vb-like isoform X1, which translates to MHIFLGSKMCWVDSFVFHFCLVTQILNVSDKNMATTTVLNVEAEYISNLQQQIYFLELEANFLRKQTKKTTALQPRITSEAELMFQKLREMQSQAEGLRLELKRKEASLYIWRSELEQLRSQISYIEDGHSREKQSLVKEIIQLKQTKEQTDRQVSQKETEILLLRQELEKELTNENNKAQQIQAIQQGKRTTSNFNKDRETQ; encoded by the exons ATGCACATCTTCCTAGGCTCAAAAATGTGTTGGGTTGattcttttgtttttcatttttgccTTGTAACCCAGATTTTAAACGTTTCTGACAAGAATATGGCTACCACTACAGTGTTAAATGTGGAGGCTGAATATATTAGCAATCTGCAGCAGCAGATATACTTTCTGGAGTTGGAAGCCAACTTTCT TCGTAAGCAGACTAAGAAGACCACAGCTCTACAGCCAAGGATTACCTCAGAAGCAGAGCTTATGTTTCAGAAGTTAAGG GAAATGCAGTCGCAAGCAGAGGGGCTTCGTTTGGAATTAAAGCGAAAAGAAGCCAGCTTGTACATTTGGCGATCTGAGCTGGAACAACTGAGAAGCCAGATTTCCTATATAGAGG aTGGTCACTCCAGAGAAAAGCAATCTTTGGTGAAAGAGATTATACAGCTAAAACAAACGAAAGAACAGACTGATAGGCAGGTCTCTCAGAAGGAAACCGAGATCCTGCTCCTCAGACAGGAACTAGAAAAGGAACTAACCAATGAAAATAACAAGGCACAACAAATCCAAG CTATCCAACAAGGAAAAAGAACCACTTCAAACTTCAACAAGGATAGAGAAACTCAATGA
- the LOC117357949 gene encoding unconventional myosin-Vb-like isoform X4 yields MATTTVLNVEAEYISNLQQQIYFLELEANFLRKQTKKTTALQPRITSEAELMFQKLREMQSQAEGLRLELKRKEASLYIWRSELEQLRSQISYIEDGHSREKQSLVKEIIQLKQTKEQTDRQVSQKETEILLLRQELEKELTNENNKAQQIQAIQQGKRTTSNFNKDRETQ; encoded by the exons ATGGCTACCACTACAGTGTTAAATGTGGAGGCTGAATATATTAGCAATCTGCAGCAGCAGATATACTTTCTGGAGTTGGAAGCCAACTTTCT TCGTAAGCAGACTAAGAAGACCACAGCTCTACAGCCAAGGATTACCTCAGAAGCAGAGCTTATGTTTCAGAAGTTAAGG GAAATGCAGTCGCAAGCAGAGGGGCTTCGTTTGGAATTAAAGCGAAAAGAAGCCAGCTTGTACATTTGGCGATCTGAGCTGGAACAACTGAGAAGCCAGATTTCCTATATAGAGG aTGGTCACTCCAGAGAAAAGCAATCTTTGGTGAAAGAGATTATACAGCTAAAACAAACGAAAGAACAGACTGATAGGCAGGTCTCTCAGAAGGAAACCGAGATCCTGCTCCTCAGACAGGAACTAGAAAAGGAACTAACCAATGAAAATAACAAGGCACAACAAATCCAAG CTATCCAACAAGGAAAAAGAACCACTTCAAACTTCAACAAGGATAGAGAAACTCAATGA